In the Burkholderia glumae LMG 2196 = ATCC 33617 genome, one interval contains:
- a CDS encoding ATP-binding protein, which produces MKLVGLSRQIALTMMAMAFGVTLLFLLTSYAFYFFLKTYWPEASSSESLMPTGPEWGWMIGTTLAALALSAVVAINLSRRILVPLNSVTDSIRRVAQGELGVRADASDRSLGEAALLADDFNALADKLQRMTEEQTFWNAAISHELRTPVTILRGRLQGLVDGVFTPDASQFRNLLGQVEGLSRLIEDLRVVSLVESGHLDLQWQATDLVAEITSVVEFCSDALRSAGQHPVLNLDGSRRMLCDPGRIQQALLALLDNARQHAVPGEIRIRTWLENGQCSLSVEDDGPGIPADVVPYVFQAFRRADATRAKTGGSGLGLAIVAAIAQAHGGQTSCRATAKGGTQFIVSWPNKAPLPDTARN; this is translated from the coding sequence ATGAAACTGGTTGGATTGAGCCGCCAGATCGCGCTGACGATGATGGCGATGGCGTTTGGCGTCACCCTGCTGTTCCTGCTGACCTCCTATGCCTTCTATTTCTTCCTGAAAACCTATTGGCCGGAGGCGTCTTCGAGCGAAAGCTTGATGCCGACGGGGCCGGAGTGGGGGTGGATGATCGGCACCACCCTGGCTGCGTTGGCGCTGTCCGCCGTCGTGGCGATCAATTTGTCGCGCCGCATCCTGGTTCCGTTGAACTCGGTCACCGACAGCATTCGCCGCGTCGCCCAGGGCGAGCTGGGTGTCAGGGCCGATGCCAGTGACCGCTCGCTGGGCGAAGCGGCGCTGTTGGCCGATGACTTCAATGCCCTGGCGGACAAGCTGCAGCGCATGACCGAGGAGCAAACCTTCTGGAATGCCGCGATTTCCCACGAATTGCGCACGCCGGTGACCATCCTGCGCGGACGACTGCAAGGCCTGGTCGATGGCGTGTTCACGCCGGACGCCTCCCAGTTCCGCAACCTGCTCGGCCAGGTCGAGGGGCTGTCCCGCCTGATCGAGGACTTGCGCGTCGTCAGCCTGGTGGAAAGCGGCCACCTGGATCTCCAGTGGCAGGCAACGGACCTCGTCGCGGAAATCACGTCGGTGGTGGAATTCTGCTCCGATGCGCTGCGCTCGGCCGGCCAGCATCCGGTCCTGAACCTGGACGGCAGCCGCCGCATGCTTTGCGACCCGGGACGGATTCAGCAAGCCCTGCTGGCCCTGCTCGACAATGCCCGGCAGCATGCCGTTCCAGGGGAAATCCGCATTCGCACGTGGCTGGAAAATGGACAGTGCAGCTTGAGCGTGGAGGATGACGGCCCGGGCATTCCGGCGGACGTCGTCCCCTATGTTTTCCAGGCGTTCCGCCGCGCCGATGCCACCCGCGCCAAGACGGGCGGCAGCGGCCTGGGGCTCGCCATCGTCGCGGCCATCGCTCAGGCGCACGGCGGACAAACCAGTTGCCGCGCAACGGCCAAAGGCGGCACGCAATTCATAGTGAGCTGGCCCAATAAGGCCCCCCTGCCGGATACCGCGCGAAATTAG
- the leuA gene encoding 2-isopropylmalate synthase, whose translation MLKNPAAKYRPFTPVNLTDRQWPSRTITRAPIWMSTDLRDGNQALFEPMDAARKMRMFKMLVAIGFKEIEVAFPSASETDFNFVRELIEGGHIPDDVTIEVLTQARDDLIERTFASLRGAKRAIVHLYNATAPEFRRIVFGLEREGVKQLAVSAARTIKRLADAAADTQFTLQYSPETFTATELDFAKEVCDAVFDVWQPTPERKSIVNLPATVEVGTPNYYADQIEWMHRNLARRDSLILSVHPHNDRGTAVAAAELAVMAGADRIEGCLFGNGERTGNVDLVTLALNLYTQGVDPGLDFSQINSVARTAEECTQLPVHPRHPYVGDLVFTAFSGSHQDAIKKGLAAQRADARWEVPYLPIDPSDLGRTYDSIIRVNSQSGKGGIAYLLEQGYGVALPRRLQVDFSAAVQRLTDQSGQEVSAAQIWALFESEYVANHAPLRYLGHELSERGGRETIVLSAEIHGERRELRGEGNGPLDALMNALRTPLRIQHYEERALSQGADAKAVAIAELAGEGVPGSAFGVGIDANLTTASIRAVISGINRAYARAGQAAQAGFFAVQPAASEVA comes from the coding sequence ATGCTCAAGAACCCCGCCGCCAAGTACCGCCCGTTCACGCCCGTCAACCTGACCGATCGCCAGTGGCCGTCGCGCACCATCACGCGCGCGCCGATCTGGATGAGCACCGACCTGCGCGACGGCAACCAGGCGCTGTTCGAGCCGATGGACGCGGCGCGCAAGATGCGCATGTTCAAGATGCTGGTGGCGATCGGTTTCAAGGAAATCGAGGTGGCGTTTCCGTCGGCCTCCGAGACCGACTTCAATTTCGTGCGCGAGCTGATCGAGGGCGGCCACATTCCCGACGACGTGACGATCGAAGTGCTGACGCAGGCGCGCGACGACCTGATCGAGCGCACCTTCGCGTCGCTGCGCGGCGCCAAGCGCGCGATCGTCCACCTCTACAACGCGACCGCGCCCGAATTCCGCCGCATCGTGTTCGGCCTCGAGCGCGAGGGCGTGAAGCAGCTGGCGGTCAGCGCGGCGCGCACCATCAAGCGGCTGGCCGACGCGGCCGCCGACACGCAGTTCACGCTGCAATACAGCCCGGAAACCTTCACCGCCACCGAGCTCGACTTCGCCAAGGAAGTCTGCGATGCCGTGTTCGACGTCTGGCAGCCGACGCCCGAGCGCAAGTCGATCGTGAACCTGCCGGCCACCGTCGAGGTGGGTACGCCGAACTACTACGCCGACCAGATCGAGTGGATGCACCGCAATCTCGCGCGGCGCGATTCGCTGATCCTCTCGGTGCATCCGCACAACGACCGCGGCACCGCGGTGGCGGCGGCCGAGCTGGCGGTGATGGCCGGCGCCGATCGCATCGAGGGCTGCCTGTTCGGCAACGGCGAGCGCACCGGCAACGTCGATCTGGTCACGCTCGCGCTGAACCTCTACACGCAGGGCGTCGATCCGGGCCTCGATTTCTCGCAGATCAACAGCGTCGCGCGCACCGCCGAGGAATGCACGCAGCTGCCCGTGCATCCGCGTCATCCCTACGTCGGCGATCTGGTGTTCACGGCGTTCTCCGGCTCGCACCAGGACGCGATCAAGAAGGGCCTCGCGGCGCAGCGCGCCGACGCGCGCTGGGAGGTGCCGTACCTGCCGATCGACCCGAGCGATCTGGGCCGCACCTACGATTCGATCATTCGCGTCAACAGCCAGTCGGGCAAGGGCGGCATCGCCTATCTGCTCGAACAGGGCTATGGCGTGGCGCTGCCGCGCCGCCTGCAGGTGGATTTCAGCGCGGCCGTGCAGCGCCTGACCGACCAGAGCGGGCAGGAGGTCTCGGCCGCGCAGATCTGGGCGCTGTTCGAATCCGAGTACGTCGCCAACCATGCGCCGCTGCGCTACCTCGGCCACGAGCTGAGCGAGCGCGGCGGCCGCGAGACGATCGTGCTGAGCGCCGAGATCCACGGCGAGCGGCGCGAATTGCGCGGCGAGGGCAACGGCCCGCTCGACGCGCTGATGAACGCGCTGCGCACGCCGCTGCGCATCCAGCACTACGAGGAGCGGGCGCTGTCGCAGGGCGCCGACGCGAAGGCGGTGGCGATCGCCGAGCTGGCAGGCGAGGGCGTGCCGGGCAGCGCGTTCGGTGTCGGCATCGACGCGAACCTGACCACCGCGTCGATCCGCGCCGTGATCAGCGGCATCAACCGCGCCTACGCGCGTGCCGGCCAGGCCGCGCAGGCCGGCTTCTTCGCCGTGCAGCCGGCCGCGAGCGAGGTGGCCTGA
- a CDS encoding response regulator, protein MLDSTLPANAEPSTQALILIAEDEPEIADIVAAYLTRSGLRSVQATDGRQALELHERLKPDLVLLDVQMPCLDGWQVLTEIRRRGDTPVIMLTAMDQDIDKLMGLRIGADDYVVKPFNPAEVVARTQAVLRRSMARGEREEQRVLRAAPFEIDLDHHEATVEVGKQRHALSLTLTEFKLLVQLARAPKRVFSRAELLATCLPEGDTLERTVDSHISKLRKKLEDRGVTGIPVGIRGVGYRLWSTE, encoded by the coding sequence ATGCTTGATTCGACGCTGCCAGCCAATGCTGAGCCAAGCACTCAGGCCTTGATCCTGATTGCCGAGGACGAGCCCGAAATCGCCGACATCGTGGCGGCCTACCTGACGCGTTCGGGCCTGCGCAGCGTGCAGGCGACTGATGGCCGGCAGGCGCTCGAGCTTCACGAGCGCCTGAAGCCCGACCTGGTCCTGCTGGACGTGCAGATGCCCTGCCTGGACGGCTGGCAGGTGCTCACCGAAATCCGCCGCCGCGGCGACACGCCCGTCATCATGCTGACGGCGATGGACCAGGACATCGACAAGCTGATGGGGCTGCGCATCGGAGCCGACGACTACGTCGTCAAGCCTTTCAACCCGGCGGAGGTGGTGGCGCGCACGCAGGCGGTGCTGCGCCGTTCGATGGCGCGGGGCGAGCGCGAAGAGCAGCGCGTGCTGCGCGCGGCGCCGTTCGAAATCGACCTGGACCACCATGAGGCGACCGTCGAGGTCGGCAAGCAGCGCCACGCGCTGAGCTTGACGCTGACCGAGTTCAAGCTGCTGGTGCAACTGGCGCGTGCGCCCAAGCGCGTGTTCAGCCGCGCGGAACTGCTGGCGACCTGCCTGCCGGAAGGCGATACCCTGGAGCGCACGGTGGACAGCCACATCAGCAAGCTGCGCAAGAAGCTGGAGGACCGGGGGGTCACCGGCATCCCGGTCGGCATTCGCGGGGTGGGCTACCGGCTCTGGAGCACCGAATGA
- a CDS encoding efflux RND transporter periplasmic adaptor subunit: MKIESPCRRAGLSVLLTVMLTACGQSEPQESAPPAPQVSATTLVPARLELSDELPGRVAALRVAEIRPQVSGIVQRRLFEQGSEVRAGQPLFQINPAPFRADADTAAAALQRAAAVLARARLQAARLQPLVEADAISRQAYDDAVSQREQAAADVAQARAILARRQLDLKFATVEAPISGRVDQALVSEGALVSSGDSNPMARIQQIDQVYVDVRRPASSLDALREALAAPGASAGHGLPVTLLRSDGKSYGLKARILFSGINVDAGTGEVLLRVLVDNPQRQLLPGMFVRARVPGASYDAALTVPQQAVVRVSGQPRVWVLDASHRAKLVAVALGERAGRRYRVRAGLHAGQRIVVEGMERLSDGTKVSSHEWKSPDSTPAASAS; this comes from the coding sequence ATGAAGATCGAATCACCGTGCCGCCGCGCAGGCCTCTCTGTGCTGTTGACGGTCATGCTGACGGCTTGCGGGCAATCCGAGCCGCAGGAAAGCGCTCCGCCCGCGCCCCAGGTCTCGGCGACGACCTTGGTGCCTGCTCGGCTGGAACTGAGCGACGAGCTGCCCGGGCGCGTCGCCGCCTTGCGCGTCGCCGAGATTCGGCCGCAAGTCAGCGGCATCGTGCAGCGCCGGCTGTTCGAGCAAGGTAGCGAAGTGCGCGCCGGCCAGCCCTTATTCCAGATCAATCCCGCGCCGTTCCGGGCCGACGCGGACACCGCCGCCGCCGCCCTGCAGCGGGCCGCCGCCGTGCTGGCGCGTGCCCGCCTGCAGGCGGCCCGGCTGCAGCCTCTCGTCGAGGCCGACGCGATCAGCCGCCAAGCCTATGACGACGCGGTGTCCCAGCGTGAGCAGGCCGCGGCGGACGTGGCGCAGGCGCGGGCCATCCTGGCACGCCGCCAGCTGGACCTGAAGTTCGCCACCGTGGAGGCGCCGATTTCGGGCCGCGTCGACCAGGCATTGGTCAGCGAAGGGGCGCTGGTGAGCAGCGGCGACAGCAATCCGATGGCGCGCATTCAGCAGATCGATCAGGTGTATGTGGACGTGCGTCGTCCCGCTTCCTCGCTCGACGCACTGCGCGAAGCCCTGGCCGCACCCGGCGCGAGCGCCGGGCACGGCTTGCCGGTGACCTTGCTGCGAAGCGATGGGAAATCCTATGGCCTCAAGGCACGCATCCTGTTCTCGGGCATCAATGTCGATGCCGGCACCGGCGAGGTCCTGCTGCGCGTGCTGGTGGACAACCCGCAGCGGCAGCTGCTGCCGGGCATGTTCGTGCGCGCGCGCGTGCCCGGCGCCAGCTACGACGCCGCGCTGACGGTGCCGCAGCAGGCCGTGGTGCGGGTGAGCGGGCAGCCGCGGGTCTGGGTTCTCGATGCGAGCCACCGCGCCAAGCTCGTCGCCGTGGCGTTGGGCGAGCGGGCGGGCAGGCGCTATCGCGTCCGCGCCGGGTTGCACGCCGGGCAGCGGATCGTGGTCGAGGGCATGGAGCGGCTCTCCGACGGCACCAAGGTGAGTTCGCATGAGTGGAAGTCGCCCGATTCCACCCCTGCGGCCTCCGCTAGCTGA